A part of Neovison vison isolate M4711 chromosome 6, ASM_NN_V1, whole genome shotgun sequence genomic DNA contains:
- the SLC25A42 gene encoding mitochondrial coenzyme A transporter SLC25A42 isoform X1, giving the protein MQQGETGNSWSGLGHQGTAIMTKSPAAQSWPGMGNGVKERTARVREDAEAILPSPVSSKSDHRQVLSSLLSGALAGALAKTAVAPLDRTKIIFQVSSKRFSAKEAFRLLYFTYLNEGFFSLWRGNSATMVRVVPYAAIQFSAHEEYKRVLGRYYGFRGEALPPWPRLLAGALAGTTAASLTYPLDLVRARMAVTPKEMYSNIFHVFIRISREEGLKTLYHGFTPTVLGVIPYAGLSFFTYETLKSLHREYSGRPQPYPFERMIFGACAGLIGQSASYPLDVVRRRMQTAGVTGHPHSSIVGTLQAIVREEGAVRGLYKGLSMNWLKGPIAVGISFTTFDLMQILLRHLQS; this is encoded by the exons ATGCAGCAGGGAGAGACGGGCAACAGCTGGTCGGGGCTGGGTCACCAGGGAACAGCCATTAT GACCAAGTCTCCTGCCGCCCAGAGCTGGCCTGGAATGGGTAATGGTGTGAAGGAGAGGACGGCGCGTGTGCGTGAGGATGCCGAGGCCATCCTGCCCTCACCCGTCAGTTCCAAG AGTGATCACAGGCAAGTTCTCAGCTCCCTCCTGTCTGGGGCCCTGGCGGGTGCTCTTGCCAAAACAGCTGTAGCTCCCCTGGACCGAACCAAAATCATCTTCCAAG tgtcttcAAAGAGATTTTCTGCCAAG GAGGCCTTCCGGCTGCTGTACTTCACCTACCTCAACGAGGGCTTCTTCAGCCTGTGGCGTGGGAACTCGGCCACCATGGTGCGCGTGGTGCCCTACGCCGCCATCCAGTTCAGCGCCCACGAGGAGTACAAGCGGGTCCTGGGCCGCTACTATGGCTTCCGCGGGGA AGCCCTGCCCCCATGGCCCCGCCTCCTTGCGGGTGCACTGGCCGGAACGACAGCTGCTTCACTGACCTACCCCCTGGACCTGGTCAGAGCCAGGATGGCCGTGACCCCAAAGGAAAT GTACAGCAACATCTTTCACGTCTTTATCCGCATCTCCCGCGAAGAGGGTCTGAAGACCCTCTACCATGGCTTCACGCCCACCGTACTGGGGGTCATTCCATACGCGGGGCTCAGCTTCTTCACCTACGAGACGCTCAAGAGCCTGCACAGAG AGTACAGCGGCCGCCCGCAGCCCTACCCCTTTGAGCGCATGATATTCGGGGCCTGTGCCGGCCTCATCGGGCAGTCGGCCTCATACCCGCTGGACGTGGTGCGGCGGCGCATGCAGACGGCTGGGGTCACCGGGCACCCACACTCCTCCATCGTGGGCACGCTGCAGGCTATCGTGCGGGAGGAGGGCGCTGTGCGCGGCCTCTATAAGGGCCTGAGCATGAACTGGCTCAAGGGCCCCATCGCCGTGGGCATCAGCTTCACCACCTTCGACCTCATGCAGATCCTGCTTCGGCACCTGCAGAGCTAG
- the SLC25A42 gene encoding mitochondrial coenzyme A transporter SLC25A42 isoform X3 has product MQQGETGNSWSGLGHQGTAIMTKSPAAQSWPGMGNGVKERTARVREDAEAILPSPVSSKSDHRQVLSSLLSGALAGALAKTAVAPLDRTKIIFQVSSKRFSAKEAFRLLYFTYLNEGFFSLWRGNSATMVRVVPYAAIQFSAHEEYKRVLGRYYGFRGEALPPWPRLLAGALAGTTAASLTYPLDLVRARMAVTPKEMYSNIFHVFIRISREEGLKTLYHGFTPTVLGVIPYAGLSFFTYETLKSLHRAVRPACPCTLRTVPMEQAGGVERAASPNKRDQM; this is encoded by the exons ATGCAGCAGGGAGAGACGGGCAACAGCTGGTCGGGGCTGGGTCACCAGGGAACAGCCATTAT GACCAAGTCTCCTGCCGCCCAGAGCTGGCCTGGAATGGGTAATGGTGTGAAGGAGAGGACGGCGCGTGTGCGTGAGGATGCCGAGGCCATCCTGCCCTCACCCGTCAGTTCCAAG AGTGATCACAGGCAAGTTCTCAGCTCCCTCCTGTCTGGGGCCCTGGCGGGTGCTCTTGCCAAAACAGCTGTAGCTCCCCTGGACCGAACCAAAATCATCTTCCAAG tgtcttcAAAGAGATTTTCTGCCAAG GAGGCCTTCCGGCTGCTGTACTTCACCTACCTCAACGAGGGCTTCTTCAGCCTGTGGCGTGGGAACTCGGCCACCATGGTGCGCGTGGTGCCCTACGCCGCCATCCAGTTCAGCGCCCACGAGGAGTACAAGCGGGTCCTGGGCCGCTACTATGGCTTCCGCGGGGA AGCCCTGCCCCCATGGCCCCGCCTCCTTGCGGGTGCACTGGCCGGAACGACAGCTGCTTCACTGACCTACCCCCTGGACCTGGTCAGAGCCAGGATGGCCGTGACCCCAAAGGAAAT GTACAGCAACATCTTTCACGTCTTTATCCGCATCTCCCGCGAAGAGGGTCTGAAGACCCTCTACCATGGCTTCACGCCCACCGTACTGGGGGTCATTCCATACGCGGGGCTCAGCTTCTTCACCTACGAGACGCTCAAGAGCCTGCACAGAG CTGTTCGCCCTGCCTGCCCCTGTACCCTGCGGACAGTGCCCATGGAGCAGGCTGGGGGCGTGGAGAGGGCTGCCAGCCCGAACAAGAGGGATCAGATGTGA
- the SLC25A42 gene encoding mitochondrial coenzyme A transporter SLC25A42 isoform X4 has protein sequence MQQGETGNSWSGLGHQGTAIMTKSPAAQSWPGMGNGVKERTARVREDAEAILPSPVSSKSDHRQVLSSLLSGALAGALAKTAVAPLDRTKIIFQVSSKRFSAKEAFRLLYFTYLNEGFFSLWRGNSATMVRVVPYAAIQFSAHEEYKRVLGRYYGFRGEALPPWPRLLAGALAGTTAASLTYPLDLVRARMAVTPKEMYSNIFHVFIRISREEGLKTLYHGFTPTVLGVIPYAGLSFFTYETLKSLHRVVKCVPKSVV, from the exons ATGCAGCAGGGAGAGACGGGCAACAGCTGGTCGGGGCTGGGTCACCAGGGAACAGCCATTAT GACCAAGTCTCCTGCCGCCCAGAGCTGGCCTGGAATGGGTAATGGTGTGAAGGAGAGGACGGCGCGTGTGCGTGAGGATGCCGAGGCCATCCTGCCCTCACCCGTCAGTTCCAAG AGTGATCACAGGCAAGTTCTCAGCTCCCTCCTGTCTGGGGCCCTGGCGGGTGCTCTTGCCAAAACAGCTGTAGCTCCCCTGGACCGAACCAAAATCATCTTCCAAG tgtcttcAAAGAGATTTTCTGCCAAG GAGGCCTTCCGGCTGCTGTACTTCACCTACCTCAACGAGGGCTTCTTCAGCCTGTGGCGTGGGAACTCGGCCACCATGGTGCGCGTGGTGCCCTACGCCGCCATCCAGTTCAGCGCCCACGAGGAGTACAAGCGGGTCCTGGGCCGCTACTATGGCTTCCGCGGGGA AGCCCTGCCCCCATGGCCCCGCCTCCTTGCGGGTGCACTGGCCGGAACGACAGCTGCTTCACTGACCTACCCCCTGGACCTGGTCAGAGCCAGGATGGCCGTGACCCCAAAGGAAAT GTACAGCAACATCTTTCACGTCTTTATCCGCATCTCCCGCGAAGAGGGTCTGAAGACCCTCTACCATGGCTTCACGCCCACCGTACTGGGGGTCATTCCATACGCGGGGCTCAGCTTCTTCACCTACGAGACGCTCAAGAGCCTGCACAGAG
- the SLC25A42 gene encoding mitochondrial coenzyme A transporter SLC25A42 isoform X2 produces MGNGVKERTARVREDAEAILPSPVSSKSDHRQVLSSLLSGALAGALAKTAVAPLDRTKIIFQVSSKRFSAKEAFRLLYFTYLNEGFFSLWRGNSATMVRVVPYAAIQFSAHEEYKRVLGRYYGFRGEALPPWPRLLAGALAGTTAASLTYPLDLVRARMAVTPKEMYSNIFHVFIRISREEGLKTLYHGFTPTVLGVIPYAGLSFFTYETLKSLHREYSGRPQPYPFERMIFGACAGLIGQSASYPLDVVRRRMQTAGVTGHPHSSIVGTLQAIVREEGAVRGLYKGLSMNWLKGPIAVGISFTTFDLMQILLRHLQS; encoded by the exons ATGGGTAATGGTGTGAAGGAGAGGACGGCGCGTGTGCGTGAGGATGCCGAGGCCATCCTGCCCTCACCCGTCAGTTCCAAG AGTGATCACAGGCAAGTTCTCAGCTCCCTCCTGTCTGGGGCCCTGGCGGGTGCTCTTGCCAAAACAGCTGTAGCTCCCCTGGACCGAACCAAAATCATCTTCCAAG tgtcttcAAAGAGATTTTCTGCCAAG GAGGCCTTCCGGCTGCTGTACTTCACCTACCTCAACGAGGGCTTCTTCAGCCTGTGGCGTGGGAACTCGGCCACCATGGTGCGCGTGGTGCCCTACGCCGCCATCCAGTTCAGCGCCCACGAGGAGTACAAGCGGGTCCTGGGCCGCTACTATGGCTTCCGCGGGGA AGCCCTGCCCCCATGGCCCCGCCTCCTTGCGGGTGCACTGGCCGGAACGACAGCTGCTTCACTGACCTACCCCCTGGACCTGGTCAGAGCCAGGATGGCCGTGACCCCAAAGGAAAT GTACAGCAACATCTTTCACGTCTTTATCCGCATCTCCCGCGAAGAGGGTCTGAAGACCCTCTACCATGGCTTCACGCCCACCGTACTGGGGGTCATTCCATACGCGGGGCTCAGCTTCTTCACCTACGAGACGCTCAAGAGCCTGCACAGAG AGTACAGCGGCCGCCCGCAGCCCTACCCCTTTGAGCGCATGATATTCGGGGCCTGTGCCGGCCTCATCGGGCAGTCGGCCTCATACCCGCTGGACGTGGTGCGGCGGCGCATGCAGACGGCTGGGGTCACCGGGCACCCACACTCCTCCATCGTGGGCACGCTGCAGGCTATCGTGCGGGAGGAGGGCGCTGTGCGCGGCCTCTATAAGGGCCTGAGCATGAACTGGCTCAAGGGCCCCATCGCCGTGGGCATCAGCTTCACCACCTTCGACCTCATGCAGATCCTGCTTCGGCACCTGCAGAGCTAG